A genomic stretch from Achromobacter spanius includes:
- a CDS encoding LysR family transcriptional regulator, whose amino-acid sequence MELRQLRYFVRVVEAGSIGRAATSIGMVTSALSQQISRLEGELSTRLLQRSASGVVPTDAGLAFFRQAQLALRHADDAVQAAQQARLAGHVSVGLSSTTAAILGAPFLQAMNERYPDIRLHLVEALSGHLADMLNGRLLDLAIVFQAESARRWSIMPLLDEPLFLCARRDMPGVPDGDTTRLADIAHLPLVLPSGRHGLRALVNNAFLQLGQTPRVVAEVDGLSLLMDVVQLGNAATIQPSSATARIAPGQLHMARIEDAHLFRPNLLVSLSDDELSPAALAARLVLADVSRTLARDGKWAVVALHDS is encoded by the coding sequence ATGGAACTGCGCCAACTGCGTTACTTCGTGCGCGTGGTCGAAGCGGGCAGCATCGGCCGCGCGGCCACGTCCATCGGCATGGTCACGTCGGCGCTCAGCCAGCAGATCAGCCGGCTGGAAGGCGAGCTGTCCACCCGGCTGCTGCAACGCAGCGCCAGTGGCGTGGTGCCAACGGATGCGGGTTTGGCGTTTTTCAGGCAGGCGCAACTGGCGCTGCGCCATGCCGATGACGCCGTGCAGGCCGCGCAGCAGGCGCGGCTGGCAGGCCATGTCAGCGTGGGCTTGTCGTCCACCACCGCCGCCATCCTGGGCGCGCCGTTCCTGCAAGCCATGAACGAGCGCTACCCCGACATTCGGCTGCATCTGGTCGAGGCGTTGTCGGGCCATCTGGCCGACATGCTCAACGGCCGCCTGCTGGACCTGGCCATCGTGTTCCAGGCCGAATCCGCGCGCCGCTGGAGCATCATGCCGCTGCTGGACGAGCCCCTGTTCCTGTGCGCGCGGCGCGACATGCCGGGCGTGCCGGACGGCGACACGACGCGGCTGGCCGATATCGCGCATCTGCCGCTGGTGCTGCCCAGCGGGCGCCACGGGCTGCGGGCACTGGTCAACAATGCGTTTCTGCAACTGGGGCAGACGCCGCGCGTGGTGGCCGAAGTTGATGGCCTGTCGTTGCTGATGGACGTGGTGCAATTGGGCAACGCGGCCACCATCCAGCCCAGTTCGGCCACGGCGCGCATCGCGCCCGGGCAGTTGCACATGGCGCGTATTGAAGACGCCCACCTGTTTCGCCCCAATCTGCTGGTCAGCCTGTCCGACGATGAACTGTCGCCCGCGGCGCTGGCCGCCCGGCTGGTGTTGGCCGATGTGTCGCGCACCCTGGCGCGCGACGGCAAATGGGCGGTGGTGGCTCTTCACGATTCGTGA
- a CDS encoding tetratricopeptide repeat protein: MTFPMQHPFTPLLLAAAALLMPTGAQADVTAASSATPPPGMAQYGVGPHGQSLTLTLLNNRDSAPAPNTPYRLFLTGKQDAIRNTPSQDGILHGTTDAEGRTAWVWTDKAFQPEDFTLIRRVGDGPWGHFFQLHSSGNDKEPVPAWPYILTMHQRWGEQWVDLGYTTRQGATAYFSHNVPAASLSLSIDAPVTDNRACFDELDAINRKFSQNDAAGAQQLIQTMQCADTLRQQLDLAQLLLMVGRQDDARHWLMQSRKWRFPESFAPVETPLLSDRLGLERLLGMPDLALADAQTLQRRQTKPGRPPRASDTDWPNDIAYYLADFPDYLPQAEEEARRSIRLWGPNPYNQGTLGWILSLRGDTEEGLRLMRASYREISRNEEIVADYGLALWRNGQPEQATRLWDEAQAQCVWGRRLYAAMREAQYDDHPYFQPSDSDAVQAYRQRCDGPRIKRKTVTIGPALPPAPAA, translated from the coding sequence ATGACATTTCCGATGCAGCACCCGTTTACCCCGCTATTGCTGGCCGCCGCCGCACTGCTGATGCCAACCGGCGCCCAGGCCGACGTCACGGCGGCGTCAAGCGCCACCCCGCCCCCCGGCATGGCCCAATACGGCGTGGGTCCGCATGGCCAGAGCCTGACGCTGACCTTGCTGAACAACCGCGACAGCGCGCCCGCGCCCAACACGCCCTACCGCCTGTTCCTGACGGGCAAGCAGGACGCCATTCGCAACACGCCCAGCCAGGACGGCATTCTGCACGGCACCACCGACGCCGAAGGCCGCACCGCCTGGGTGTGGACGGACAAGGCGTTCCAGCCCGAAGATTTCACGCTGATCCGCCGCGTGGGCGACGGCCCCTGGGGCCACTTTTTCCAACTGCATTCCAGCGGCAACGACAAGGAACCCGTGCCGGCCTGGCCCTACATCCTGACCATGCACCAGCGCTGGGGCGAACAATGGGTAGACCTGGGCTACACCACCCGCCAAGGCGCCACGGCCTATTTCAGCCACAACGTGCCGGCAGCCTCCCTGTCCCTGTCCATCGATGCGCCCGTCACCGACAACAGGGCGTGCTTTGACGAGCTGGACGCCATCAACCGCAAGTTCAGCCAGAACGATGCCGCCGGCGCGCAGCAGTTGATCCAGACCATGCAATGCGCCGACACCCTTCGCCAGCAACTGGATCTGGCTCAGCTATTGCTGATGGTCGGCCGGCAAGACGACGCGCGCCACTGGCTGATGCAATCACGCAAATGGCGGTTTCCGGAATCGTTCGCGCCCGTCGAAACCCCGCTGCTGAGCGACCGCCTGGGCCTGGAACGGCTGCTGGGCATGCCCGACCTGGCGCTGGCCGACGCACAGACGCTGCAACGTCGCCAGACCAAGCCCGGCCGCCCGCCCCGGGCAAGCGACACGGATTGGCCCAACGATATTGCCTATTACCTGGCGGACTTTCCCGACTACCTGCCGCAAGCCGAAGAGGAAGCGCGCCGGTCCATCCGCCTGTGGGGTCCCAACCCCTACAACCAGGGCACGCTGGGCTGGATCCTTAGCTTGCGAGGCGACACCGAGGAAGGCCTGCGCCTGATGCGCGCGTCGTACCGCGAGATATCGCGCAACGAGGAAATCGTGGCCGACTACGGCTTGGCGCTATGGCGCAACGGCCAGCCGGAACAGGCGACGCGCTTGTGGGACGAGGCCCAGGCGCAGTGCGTATGGGGCCGCCGCCTGTACGCGGCGATGCGCGAGGCGCAGTACGACGACCACCCCTATTTCCAGCCCTCGGATTCCGACGCGGTGCAAGCGTATCGGCAACGCTGCGACGGGCCTCGGATAAAACGCAAGACCGTAACTATTGGCCCGGCGTTGCCACCCGCCCCCGCCGCATGA
- the tcuA gene encoding FAD-dependent tricarballylate dehydrogenase TcuA has product MVDVLVVGGGNAALCAALMAREAGASVLLLEAAPREWRGGNSQHTRNLRCMHDAPQDVLTDAYPEEEYWQDLLKVTGGQTNEHLARLVIRESSTCRDWMRRHGVNFQPPLSGALHVARTNAFFMGGGKALVNAYYRSAEALGVQIRYNAPVDALELEDGRFKAARIGDERIEARACVLAAGGFESNREWLREAWGQNERGEWPADNFLIRGTRFNMGVLLKFMLDAGADGIGDPSQSHCVAIDARAPLYDGGICTRIDCVSLGVVVNRDAVRFYDEGEDFWPKRYAIWGRLTAMQPGQIAYSIIDAKAIGRFMPPVFPGVKADTLPELADKLGLDPATFEQTLRDYNAACRVGTFDHTALDDCHTEGIAPAKTHWARPIDTAPFYGYALRPGITFTYLGLKVDDTAAVRFNDVPSDNLFVAGEMMAGNVLGKGYTAGVGMSIGTAFGRIAGTRAAAAARAQTLAKSTI; this is encoded by the coding sequence ATGGTGGATGTCTTGGTGGTGGGCGGGGGCAACGCGGCGCTGTGCGCGGCCCTGATGGCGCGTGAGGCTGGCGCAAGCGTGTTGCTGCTGGAGGCCGCGCCGCGCGAATGGCGGGGCGGCAATTCGCAGCACACGCGCAATTTGCGCTGCATGCACGACGCCCCGCAGGACGTGCTGACCGACGCCTATCCCGAAGAGGAATACTGGCAAGACCTGCTGAAGGTCACGGGCGGGCAGACCAACGAACACCTGGCGCGGCTGGTCATCCGCGAATCTTCCACCTGTCGCGACTGGATGCGCCGCCACGGCGTGAACTTCCAGCCGCCGCTGTCGGGCGCGCTGCACGTGGCGCGCACCAACGCCTTTTTCATGGGCGGCGGCAAGGCGCTGGTGAATGCCTATTACCGCAGCGCCGAGGCGCTGGGCGTGCAGATCCGCTACAACGCGCCGGTGGATGCGCTGGAACTGGAAGACGGCCGTTTCAAGGCCGCGCGCATCGGGGATGAGCGCATCGAGGCCCGCGCCTGTGTGCTGGCCGCGGGCGGCTTCGAGTCCAACCGGGAGTGGCTGCGCGAAGCCTGGGGCCAGAACGAACGCGGCGAATGGCCGGCCGACAATTTCCTGATCCGTGGCACGCGCTTCAACATGGGCGTGCTGCTGAAATTCATGTTGGACGCGGGGGCGGACGGCATCGGCGACCCGTCCCAATCGCACTGCGTGGCGATCGACGCGCGCGCCCCGCTGTACGACGGTGGCATCTGTACCCGCATCGATTGCGTGTCGCTGGGTGTGGTGGTCAACCGCGACGCCGTGCGCTTCTACGACGAAGGCGAAGACTTCTGGCCCAAGCGCTACGCCATCTGGGGCCGCCTGACGGCGATGCAGCCTGGCCAGATCGCCTATTCCATCATCGACGCCAAGGCCATCGGCCGCTTCATGCCGCCGGTGTTTCCCGGCGTGAAGGCCGACACGCTGCCCGAGCTGGCCGACAAGCTGGGGCTGGACCCCGCCACCTTTGAACAAACCCTGCGCGACTACAACGCCGCCTGCCGCGTCGGCACCTTCGACCACACCGCGCTGGACGACTGCCACACCGAAGGCATCGCGCCCGCCAAGACACATTGGGCGCGGCCGATCGATACCGCGCCGTTCTACGGCTACGCCCTGCGCCCCGGCATCACCTTTACCTATCTGGGCTTGAAGGTGGACGACACCGCTGCCGTGCGCTTTAACGACGTGCCCAGCGACAACCTGTTCGTGGCCGGCGAAATGATGGCCGGCAACGTGCTGGGCAAGGGCTATACGGCGGGCGTGGGCATGTCCATCGGCACGGCGTTCGGCCGTATTGCCGGCACCCGGGCCGCCGCCGCCGCGCGCGCCCAGACCCTTGCGAAGAGCACGATATGA
- the tcuB gene encoding tricarballylate utilization 4Fe-4S protein TcuB translates to MKQLEALAREAQSFSTPHSSTPGGPAGAEQPAMSAAMVEHPVQWRGKTAKPQADLLTEDETEVARVMQICNACRYCEGFCAVFPAMTRRLEFGKADLNYLANLCHNCGACLHACQYAPPHEFAVNVPQAMAKVRVQTYTDYAWPAALGTLYKRNGLVLSLATAGGLALFLVLAVLMAGGLFHEPMAGNFYAVFPHNTLALMFGVVFGFSMLALAVGVTRFWRNVSPGAASGAAVAEAAHDALRLRYLDGGHGKGCNNADDAFTLWRRRFHHFTFYGFMLCFAATCVATLYHYLLGQQAPYPFFSAPVLLGTVGGIGLLIGPAGLLWLNIKRHPQQGDAAQKPMDRGFIVLLFLTSATGLALLAGRDGSAMALLLAIHLGVVMALFLTLPYGKFAHGIYRSAALLKWSIEKRQPNKLQLGSD, encoded by the coding sequence ATGAAGCAGCTTGAAGCCCTGGCCCGCGAGGCGCAGTCGTTTTCCACCCCGCATTCCTCGACGCCTGGCGGCCCCGCCGGGGCGGAGCAACCTGCGATGTCGGCCGCCATGGTCGAGCACCCCGTCCAGTGGCGCGGCAAGACCGCCAAGCCACAGGCCGACTTGCTGACCGAAGACGAAACCGAAGTCGCGCGCGTCATGCAGATATGCAATGCCTGCCGCTATTGCGAAGGGTTCTGCGCGGTGTTTCCGGCCATGACGCGCCGGCTGGAATTCGGCAAGGCCGACCTGAACTACCTGGCCAACCTGTGCCACAACTGCGGCGCCTGTCTGCACGCCTGCCAGTACGCGCCGCCGCATGAATTCGCGGTGAACGTGCCGCAGGCCATGGCCAAGGTGCGCGTGCAGACCTACACCGACTACGCCTGGCCCGCCGCGCTGGGCACGCTGTACAAGCGCAACGGGCTGGTCTTGTCGTTGGCCACCGCCGGCGGCCTGGCGCTGTTCCTGGTGTTGGCCGTGCTGATGGCGGGCGGGCTGTTTCATGAGCCCATGGCGGGCAACTTCTACGCCGTGTTCCCGCACAACACGCTGGCGCTGATGTTTGGCGTGGTATTTGGTTTTTCGATGCTGGCCCTGGCGGTGGGCGTCACACGCTTCTGGCGCAACGTCAGCCCGGGGGCAGCGTCCGGCGCGGCCGTGGCTGAAGCCGCGCACGACGCGTTGCGGCTGCGCTATCTGGACGGCGGCCATGGCAAGGGCTGCAACAACGCGGACGACGCCTTCACCTTGTGGCGGCGGCGCTTTCATCACTTCACGTTCTACGGCTTCATGCTGTGTTTCGCGGCCACCTGCGTGGCCACGCTGTACCACTATCTGCTGGGCCAGCAGGCGCCGTATCCGTTCTTCAGCGCGCCGGTGCTGCTGGGCACGGTGGGCGGCATCGGCCTGCTGATCGGGCCGGCCGGGCTGCTGTGGTTGAACATCAAGCGCCATCCGCAGCAAGGCGATGCCGCGCAAAAACCGATGGACCGGGGCTTTATCGTGCTGCTGTTCCTGACCAGCGCCACCGGCCTGGCGCTGTTGGCCGGGCGTGATGGCAGCGCGATGGCGCTGCTGCTGGCCATTCACCTGGGCGTGGTGATGGCGCTGTTCCTGACCCTGCCCTACGGCAAGTTCGCGCACGGCATCTACCGCTCGGCCGCGCTGCTCAAGTGGTCGATCGAAAAGCGCCAGCCCAACAAGCTGCAACTCGGGTCGGACTGA
- a CDS encoding Bug family tripartite tricarboxylate transporter substrate binding protein, with translation MSQPRLLARVALAACFTPLLPVAHAQTFPTKPITLVVPHSAGGTSDILARTVAAEAGKTLGQTIIIENKGGANGTIAAKQVATSAPDGYTLLLATASTHGINPSLYSRISYDAVKDFTPVTLLATVPNVLVIGPNVKAANVQELIGYIRGQGDKTNMGSAGAGTPGHLAGEMFKSSAKLAFTHVPYKGGSPAITDLIGGQIDFMFTTIPGVLPHVKAGTLRALAVTSPERSPALPDVPTMAESGLPGFQAVSWHGVVAPSGTPDAVVAKLNQALSGALAAPAVKQRLMEEGAQASNVNTAAFGKFIQTEIATWAQAVKDSGATAN, from the coding sequence ATGAGCCAACCCCGATTGCTGGCGCGCGTTGCGCTGGCCGCCTGTTTCACGCCGTTGCTGCCGGTGGCGCATGCGCAGACCTTCCCGACCAAGCCCATCACGCTGGTCGTGCCGCACTCGGCGGGCGGCACGTCGGACATCCTGGCGCGCACCGTCGCGGCCGAAGCGGGCAAGACGCTGGGCCAGACCATCATCATCGAGAACAAGGGCGGCGCCAACGGCACCATCGCCGCCAAGCAGGTGGCCACATCCGCGCCGGACGGCTACACGCTGCTGCTGGCCACCGCCAGCACGCACGGCATCAACCCGTCACTGTATTCGCGCATTTCGTACGACGCGGTCAAGGACTTCACGCCCGTCACGCTGTTGGCCACGGTGCCCAACGTGCTGGTGATCGGCCCCAACGTCAAGGCCGCCAATGTGCAGGAGCTGATCGGCTACATCCGTGGACAGGGCGACAAGACCAACATGGGGTCGGCGGGCGCGGGCACGCCGGGCCATCTGGCCGGCGAGATGTTCAAGAGTTCGGCGAAGCTGGCGTTCACGCATGTGCCGTACAAGGGCGGCAGCCCCGCCATTACCGATTTGATCGGCGGCCAGATCGACTTCATGTTCACGACCATTCCGGGCGTGCTGCCGCATGTGAAGGCGGGCACCTTGCGCGCGCTGGCGGTCACGTCGCCCGAACGGTCGCCGGCCTTGCCCGATGTGCCCACGATGGCCGAGTCCGGCCTGCCGGGCTTTCAGGCGGTGTCGTGGCACGGCGTGGTGGCGCCATCGGGCACGCCGGACGCCGTGGTCGCGAAGCTTAACCAGGCCTTGAGCGGCGCGTTGGCCGCGCCCGCCGTGAAGCAACGCTTGATGGAAGAGGGCGCTCAGGCCTCCAACGTGAACACGGCCGCGTTCGGCAAGTTCATCCAGACCGAGATTGCAACCTGGGCACAGGCGGTGAAGGATTCCGGCGCGACTGCAAACTGA
- a CDS encoding glutathione binding-like protein has protein sequence MTALDSFAITKKWPAQHPDRIQLYSLPTPNGVKASILLEEIGLPYEAHRVAFDKQDQFSPEFLSLSPNNKIPAILDPNGPDGKPLALFESGAILIYLASKTGQFIPTDTAGRYETLQWVMFQMGGIGPMFGQLGFFHKFAGKDYEDKRPLERYVAESKRLLAVLDQRLEGRDWVMGDEYTVADIAILPWVRNLVGFYDAGNLVEFSRFKNVARVLETFVARPAVVRGLTIPA, from the coding sequence ATGACCGCCCTAGACTCGTTCGCCATCACCAAGAAGTGGCCCGCCCAGCATCCTGACCGCATCCAGTTGTATTCGCTGCCCACGCCCAATGGCGTGAAAGCGTCGATCCTGCTGGAAGAAATCGGCCTGCCCTACGAGGCCCACCGGGTCGCGTTCGACAAGCAGGACCAGTTTTCGCCCGAGTTCCTGTCGCTGAGCCCGAACAACAAGATTCCGGCCATCCTTGACCCCAATGGCCCGGACGGCAAGCCGCTGGCGCTGTTTGAGTCCGGCGCCATCCTGATCTACCTGGCCAGCAAGACCGGCCAGTTCATCCCCACGGACACGGCCGGGCGCTACGAGACGCTGCAATGGGTGATGTTCCAGATGGGCGGCATCGGCCCGATGTTTGGCCAACTGGGCTTCTTTCATAAGTTCGCCGGCAAGGACTACGAAGACAAGCGTCCGCTGGAACGCTATGTGGCGGAATCCAAGCGCCTGCTGGCCGTGCTGGACCAGCGCCTGGAAGGCCGCGACTGGGTCATGGGCGACGAATACACCGTGGCCGACATCGCCATCCTGCCGTGGGTGCGCAACCTGGTGGGCTTTTACGACGCAGGCAACCTGGTCGAGTTCTCGCGGTTCAAGAACGTGGCCCGCGTGCTGGAAACGTTTGTTGCTCGTCCGGCCGTGGTGCGGGGCCTGACCATTCCGGCCTAG